Genomic window (Sulfurovum sp. NBC37-1):
CATCAGGCACATTCCAGTCGTGTGGTGCAACAATATCACCAGAGAGTAAAATGGCGGCGATAAGAGGATGTAAATGTGGTTCGATGAAGCCAGGCATCATTGTTTTACCTTTGAGGTCAACTTTTATGGTTTTTCCTGCAAAGTTGTTGACTGCAGAAGCTTTGTCTCCTGCATAGATGATCTTTCCGTCTCTTTCAATGAGCGCTTCGACATACTCTGGCTTGTCACCCTCCATCGTGATGATGTCACCGCCGTAGTAGAGTGTCTGCTGTAATTTATCTGTTGCTGCTGCCGTAAGATTTGCATTGCCAATCATAGCGAGCAACCCAACCGTAAGAACTTTTTTTAACATGTTGCCACCATTTAAATTAGAGTAGCGCTTTGACAGCGTTTACTTCCATCTTTCTTTTCTCTTTTTTGATCTTCTTGTCTACATTGAGATCGGTTTTTTTCTTTGTATCATCTTTTAACTCTTTTGTTTCATGCTTCACATCATGCTTTACTTTGTGCTTTACTGCTGAAGTTGCCATATTGGCAAAGAGTGTAGTCCCGAAGAGCGTGGCTATGAGGATGGTTTTTTTCATTTTATACCTTTCTGGTTTTTTACCTCATTAGTATAGCAGAGAAAAATATGGAGATAGTATGGGGAATAATATTTTCTATATATATACCCCGATAATAAATTTACTGTTGTTTCACGTACCTCTTACACCTGAAGTCGGGGTACGTGAATCTATAGAATGTAACTTCTCACTCTGCATCAGAAACGTGTAAAAATTCTCTTTCACTTTTGATACCCTGGAAAGTTACTGTCAATTCAGCAGTGCCAGTACTAATTCCTTCCGCTCTATTATCAGTATCAATAACTGCCACTTTTGTATTTAGACTCTGTATATGTACCTGATCTGTCACATTTTTTACTGTGGAGTCTTCATAAATAACAGTAACTTCGTATTGCTGTGTCGTTCCAAGAGGAATAGTAATATTATTTGGTGTTATTTGAACATTTTTTATTATTTTCCCTTCAACAGTCACCACGGCAGTGTTGCTGGTTTTTCCATCAAGCGTAGCCGTAATGTTCGCCGTTCCATGTTTCAGTGCATGTCCCAGGCCTCCATCTTCTCCGGATGGAACGATGCTTACCACATCCGTATTGTCCGAGATCCAGGTTGCCTGGGATGTCACATCATGGCTTGAACCGTCCGAATAGTACGCAATGGCCGTGAACTTGTCCTCTGTCCCTGTCGGTACCGTCACCTCTGCCGGTGTGATCTGGATGCTCTGCAGTTCTACTGCCGTAACAGTTAAAGGTGCCGTATCGTTTTTACCTTTGTAGCTCGCCTTTACCAGAGTGCTTCCCGCATTGATTCCGGTGACCTTGGCAAGATCCTCACCGCTTGTCCCAATGGTTGCAATAGAAGTGTCCGCTATGCTTAAAGTACTGAAGGCAGTAACATCTTTGGTAGTGGAATCATCGTAATATGCCCAGACTTTGTAGGTTTTATGCCCACCTACCGGTATTTCCACGGTATAGGCCGGAACAAGGTGGATATGCGTCAACGCTTTGCCCGTAACAGTCACCACGGCAGTGTTGCTGGTTTTTCCATCAAGCGTAGCCGTAATGTTCGCCGTTCCATGTTTCAGTGCATGTCCCAGGCCTCCATCTTCTCCGGATGGAACGATGCTTACCACATCCGTATTGTCCGAGATCCAGGTTGCCTGGGATGTCACATCATGGCTTGAACCGTCCGAATAGTACGCAATGGCCGTGAACTTGTCCTCTGTCCCTGTCGGTACCGTCACCTCTGCCGGTGTGATCTGGATGCTCTGCAGTTCTACTGCCGTAACAGTTAAAGGTGCCGTATCGTTTTTACCTTTGTAGCTCGCCTTTACCAGAGTGCTTCCCGCATTGATTCCGGTGACCTTGGCAAGATCCTCACCGCTTGTCCCAATGGTTGCAATAGAAGTGTCCGCTATGCTTAAAGTACTGAAGGCAGTAACATCTTTGGTAGTGGAATCATCGTAATATGCCCAGACTTTGTAGGTTTTATGCCCACCTACCGGTATTTCCACGGTATAGGCCGGAACAAGGTGGATATGCGTCAACGCTTTGCCCGTAACAGTCACCACGGCAGTGTTGCTGGTTTTTCCATCAAGCGTAGCCGTAATGTTCGCCGTTCCATGTTTCAGTGCATGTCCCAGGCCTCCATCTTCTCCGGATGGAACGATGCTTACCACATCCGTATTGTCCGAGATCCAGGTTGCCTGGGATGTCACATCATGGCTTGAACCGTCCGAATAGTACGCAATGGCCGTGAACTTGTCCTCTGTCCCTGTCGGTACCGTCACCTCTGCCGGTGTGATCTGGATGCTCTGAATGGTTGTTTCTATTACATTTAATGTTGCATTATTGCTGACTATACCCTTAAAAGTTGCTGTAATTATGCTTGTTCCAAGATTCAATGTATTTGCCATGCCGGCATCTGCACTGCTGCTGTTGATTACTGCAACCGAGGTATCTGAACTTTTCCATTTCACAAATCGAGTCAGGTCAAGGCTTGTATTATCAGAAAAGATTCCAATGGCACTGTATTGTACTTGTATACCCATTGGTACGGTTTTAACTATAGGTGATATATAAATACTTTTCAGTGATGCTTCTGTAACTTCAATTTGTGCAGTATTACTTTGTATTCCTTTGTATGAAGCTTTTATTGTAGTTTTACCTATGTTCAATGCCTGTGCATACCCAGCAGTAATTCCTGATGTTACTATATCCACTATGGAACTATTACCAGAAACCCATGTTGCTTGGTTTGTGATATCTTGACTTGTGTTGTCAGAAAAATACATGACAGCTGTATAAGTTCCTGTGGTACCTTTTGGAACACGTGTGTCTGCAGGTGTGACCTGCAGACCTGTTGCCCTGGCTGCTGTAACTATTAAAATACCTTGATTGCTTTTTACAGTGGAGAAAGTTGCATAAATCTTTGTAGTTCCAATATTTAATGTATGAGCAACACCAGGGTGCATACCCTGGCTCTCTATGGTAGCGATTGAAGGTTCTGTGCTTTCAAAATTTGAAAATTGTGTAAGATCCGAACTGCTACCATCAGAATAAAGACCTATTACTTTATATGCAACACTAATACCTTTTGGTACGGTTGTTTTTATCGGGGTTAGCGATAAACTCTCAAGTGTTGCTGCTGTTACTTCTACTGTAGCGGTATTGCTTTTTATTTCATTATAGGTTGCACTGACGGTTGTCCTTCCGATCTCTACAGCTTTTGCAAAACCTCCTTCCTCACCTGATACATTTATTTCTACGATTGAGTTATCTTCTGATTTCCAGGTAGCCAAAGGTGTGATATCCTTGATTGTGTTATCACTATAGTAGGCGATTGCTTTATATTGTCCAGTTGTTCCTTTTGGAACAATAACATTTGATGGCGTTATCTGTATAGTTGTAATTGATGGTGTTTTGCCGCCGCCACCATCACTGCCATCATCAAGTTGATGATCAGAAGATATTCCGCCTGTTCCGCAGCCAGATAGAAAAAAAAAGCTCATTGTAAAAGCAAGTATCAGTGTAATTATTTTAATATTGGTTAGCTTCATTGTTTATCCTTAAAACTTATATGAGACACCGAGTGTCCAAATATCTGAATCAATATCATCAAGTTGCGCTCGATAATCGAATCCTGTGTCATTGTACAAAAAGATATAATCTGCAAATAGTGATAAATTTTCACTCAAATTATATTTTGCACCTAAGCCCCACTGAAATGCACTTTCATAAGCATCCCCCTTCTCTAGATTTTTAAGCATCAAACCGCCATATCCAAGCAGTGCGTAGAGCGTAAAATTTCCTATGGGATACATTGGTTTAATATAAGTACCCCAACTTGAAACATCATCATTGTAATCGTCGATGATATTACCGGTACTTCCAGGTTTATAACTTGTATTGAGTCCAAAATTGTAACGACCTTCAAATGCAATATATTTGTTATACTGGTAACCAATCTGCAATACTAATGCATTGCTTGAAATTTCTTCATCAGTATAATCATCATTGACAAAGATATTGCCAAAAGCCAAACCAACATAGATGCCATTCTCTTCGGCTATTTCAGTCGATGGGGTAGTGGTTGACACAGGCACTATGTTTCCATCTGCTACTGATATAGTAGCCAGCAATGTCAAATTAAGAATGATTTTTTTCATATTCTCTTTTTTCCTTTAAGTTTTATGGCAAGTATAACAGATGAAAGTATGGAGATAATATGGAAAATAGAGACTGAAATATAGTCAGATTAACAATCTATAGCCAAGAGCGTAACTGTTTTCTATCAGAACTATTTTTCGTCCTGCCTTTTCGGAAAGTTTGGCATGCAATCTGTAGATTAGCTGAGAAAGTTTGTTGGGGTGGGTCTTGTCTATCTCTTCATCATGCCATATATTTTCGATAAGTCTCTCTTGCGAAACAAAATGTTCGACAGGGCTGGTCAACAGACCGATAAGAAGTTTCTCTTTTTGTGAAAGTTTGACAAGGGTACCCTGGTAAGAGAGCTCGGTATAGCCTTGGTTCCATATAAAACTGTTTTTTAAATGGATCAGACCTTTTGTCTTTATCCGTGCTATCAGCTCATGCATGGTTTTTCTGAAAATATCGTCTTTGATGGGTTTGACAAGATACTTGGTAAGACCCAAGGGTATCGCCTTGAGGAGTTTTTCTTTGTCGGAGTGTGCAGTCAGTATCATCACAGGAGTCTCACTGTCCTCTTCCCGTATGGTTTTGACCATTTCAAGTCCATCGATGTAAGGCATGTTGATATCCAGAAGCAATACATCGGGCTTCTCTTTATAGTAGAGTACCAATGCTTCTTTCCCATCCTTCGTCGTGTACACCTTACGGAAATACTGTTCCAGGACCAAAGCATAGTTCTCTCGTGTGACCTGGTCATCCTCGGCATAGAGTATGGTCAGTTTAGGCATCTTTGTTCTCTCCTTTTGGAAGCGCGATCTCAAACAAGGCACCACCCTTGACATTCTTCACACGCAGGCTGCCGCCCATGCTGTTCTCCGTCAGCAGTTTTGCCATATAAAGTCCAAGCCCCGTACCTTCATGTTTGAATTTGGTTGTATAGTAGGGTTCAAAGATACGGTCGATCTCTTTTTCTTCAATCCCTCCGCCATTGTCCCGAATGGAGAGTAGTGCTTTTCCCTGATGTGATTCAACGCTTATCTCTATCTTTGGATCAGAGGTTGATTTTATTTTAAAATTGTCCATGGCATTGTTCAGAATGATCAGTATGACCTGGATCAGTTCTTTTTCGTAAGTATAGACCCAACTCTCTTTATTGGCGTTGATGGAAACCTTGATGTTTTTACTGTAGATGCCTGTGAGATGCAATGCTTTTTCTACACATGCTTGCAGTAAAACAGATGTTTTTTGCTTGTTGGGGTGAAAGAAGTGCAAAAAATCCTCGATAGTATCGGACATGTACTGTGTATTCTCCTCTATGCTGTTCAGTTTTTCTGTAAGCTGCTCTTTTTGTGCTTCATTTGAATCCAAAAGCATCTTCATCACCGTAATATTTGAATTGATCCGGGAGAGTGGCTGTCTCCATTGGTGTGCAATGTTGCTGATCATACTGCCCATCCCGGCAAGTTTTGCCTGTTTTTCAAGTAATGCTTTTTGTCGGTAACGTACCTTGAGATGATAGTAGAGGAACCCAAGAAGTAGCAGAAGTGCCCCGGTAACGATCTCGATGAGTAGACGGTAGTCCGGTTTGACGACTTTCTCCGCCCGCATCCAGTGACCGATCATTCTGGTTTTTTCAGCTGTAGAAAGGTTGTCAATGGCTTTATTGAAGATGCTTTTTAACAACACATCTTCTTTGCGTAGCCCCACATGTGCTCTCATGACAAGCGGATAGACTTTTGTATTGATCTTCAGCTCACCTACATGCTCTCTTCTTATGGTATAGGCAGCGATCCGGTAAATATCTATAAAGGCATAGAGTTCACCCTTGGCTACTTGGGCAAGACCGTCTGCTGTTGAATCTAC
Coding sequences:
- a CDS encoding Ig-like domain-containing protein; protein product: MKLTNIKIITLILAFTMSFFFLSGCGTGGISSDHQLDDGSDGGGGKTPSITTIQITPSNVIVPKGTTGQYKAIAYYSDNTIKDITPLATWKSEDNSIVEINVSGEEGGFAKAVEIGRTTVSATYNEIKSNTATVEVTAATLESLSLTPIKTTVPKGISVAYKVIGLYSDGSSSDLTQFSNFESTEPSIATIESQGMHPGVAHTLNIGTTKIYATFSTVKSNQGILIVTAARATGLQVTPADTRVPKGTTGTYTAVMYFSDNTSQDITNQATWVSGNSSIVDIVTSGITAGYAQALNIGKTTIKASYKGIQSNTAQIEVTEASLKSIYISPIVKTVPMGIQVQYSAIGIFSDNTSLDLTRFVKWKSSDTSVAVINSSSADAGMANTLNLGTSIITATFKGIVSNNATLNVIETTIQSIQITPAEVTVPTGTEDKFTAIAYYSDGSSHDVTSQATWISDNTDVVSIVPSGEDGGLGHALKHGTANITATLDGKTSNTAVVTVTGKALTHIHLVPAYTVEIPVGGHKTYKVWAYYDDSTTKDVTAFSTLSIADTSIATIGTSGEDLAKVTGINAGSTLVKASYKGKNDTAPLTVTAVELQSIQITPAEVTVPTGTEDKFTAIAYYSDGSSHDVTSQATWISDNTDVVSIVPSGEDGGLGHALKHGTANITATLDGKTSNTAVVTVTGKALTHIHLVPAYTVEIPVGGHKTYKVWAYYDDSTTKDVTAFSTLSIADTSIATIGTSGEDLAKVTGINAGSTLVKASYKGKNDTAPLTVTAVELQSIQITPAEVTVPTGTEDKFTAIAYYSDGSSHDVTSQATWISDNTDVVSIVPSGEDGGLGHALKHGTANITATLDGKTSNTAVVTVEGKIIKNVQITPNNITIPLGTTQQYEVTVIYEDSTVKNVTDQVHIQSLNTKVAVIDTDNRAEGISTGTAELTVTFQGIKSEREFLHVSDAE
- a CDS encoding outer membrane protein, with the protein product MKKIILNLTLLATISVADGNIVPVSTTTPSTEIAEENGIYVGLAFGNIFVNDDYTDEEISSNALVLQIGYQYNKYIAFEGRYNFGLNTSYKPGSTGNIIDDYNDDVSSWGTYIKPMYPIGNFTLYALLGYGGLMLKNLEKGDAYESAFQWGLGAKYNLSENLSLFADYIFLYNDTGFDYRAQLDDIDSDIWTLGVSYKF
- a CDS encoding response regulator transcription factor, with translation MPKLTILYAEDDQVTRENYALVLEQYFRKVYTTKDGKEALVLYYKEKPDVLLLDINMPYIDGLEMVKTIREEDSETPVMILTAHSDKEKLLKAIPLGLTKYLVKPIKDDIFRKTMHELIARIKTKGLIHLKNSFIWNQGYTELSYQGTLVKLSQKEKLLIGLLTSPVEHFVSQERLIENIWHDEEIDKTHPNKLSQLIYRLHAKLSEKAGRKIVLIENSYALGYRLLI
- a CDS encoding ATP-binding protein, translated to MTYLVADQSIPSNTKINFTQDEQDYLSKKKEVIVCDYGEWMPYIGHDETHTFGILYDFYKVFASKIGVPMRFVHKPDMEACVTMVTEGEADAVVSLGTPNTFSDIALSHEYGNDFVALVTQLQTPFIRDMKVLNGKAVGIIGHYKNMIAYLHNTYPSLQLQKVDSTADGLAQVAKGELYAFIDIYRIAAYTIRREHVGELKINTKVYPLVMRAHVGLRKEDVLLKSIFNKAIDNLSTAEKTRMIGHWMRAEKVVKPDYRLLIEIVTGALLLLLGFLYYHLKVRYRQKALLEKQAKLAGMGSMISNIAHQWRQPLSRINSNITVMKMLLDSNEAQKEQLTEKLNSIEENTQYMSDTIEDFLHFFHPNKQKTSVLLQACVEKALHLTGIYSKNIKVSINANKESWVYTYEKELIQVILIILNNAMDNFKIKSTSDPKIEISVESHQGKALLSIRDNGGGIEEKEIDRIFEPYYTTKFKHEGTGLGLYMAKLLTENSMGGSLRVKNVKGGALFEIALPKGENKDA